The region CCCCGACGTTTCCGCACCTCACAGGTCCTCTGTGTCAGGGACCCAGAGGCCGATCGTGGGTGCTGTTGGTAGATTAAATTTGGCACAAATGAGGATAATCAAGGACTCAGGCTCCATTTCCAAGTCCATGTGCCAGAATGAAATTGTTCCTTCTACTAAAGGCAGCAACTATTCACACAGCTGGATAAGGATCCTGTGCGCTCATTGTAACACCCAAAGCTTCTGGAAATTCCAAACGTCTTCTGATtcccagctccccccccccctccttttttgtttttttaccaatTATGTCATGTTTTGCCACTTCTGTCTCACATGGGTCGTGATTATTCTCAAGATACCATGCATTTCAACTCTCCTTCTTCCCTATTCTACTATGCGGATGCTATGGGTCAAattgtttatgtattatttttattggcgTTATACTTTTTTCCTACGCCTGTTTATTCTGGAAGCTCAGGTTGCTTTGTCTCCTGAGGATAATTAacaggtcttttcttttttcccctttccctacaTAAATTGTTTTAAGTTGTGAAATATAACACTCATCCAGAAAAGCATACAACGtactaattattttctcttaattatCTTGTAAATATATTTCCGTGTGTTGCATCATTTCATAAAAGAATTATAATCCATTTTTCATCACTTGCTgctaattcatatatattttatttctttaactagACTGTAAACTACTCCAGGTCAAGTATCATCTCTTAAGTGACTTTctatccaacgtggggctccaccctacaaccctgagatcaacattTGCACACTccactgagccggccaggtgccctCCACACCTATTGCTTTTAAACCACTtagtttgtggtgctttgttgtGGCAGCCTTGATAAActaatttaagagaaaattatatCTATGCTGAAAAATACCCAGTCTTACTCTACCAGAATGTGGTCCAATTCTTATCAGGAAATGTGGGAATTTTAACAAGACAGGGGTTAAGATGGTGATAGTCCTTGCTGacactactgtttttttttttttcttttttaagattgcatttatttatttatccatgagagacacacagagagaagtagagacataggcagagggagaagcaggctccccatggggagcccactGTGATactcaacccaggaccctgggatcacgacctgagcctaaggcagacgctcaaccactgagccacccagatgcccctgacaCTACCATCTTATATAAGAATGACCATACTGTCTTCATGAGTCACACCATCTTCACTCTTAGCTCAGCTAATCTAGTCCCACTGCAGACAGAGTGAAATTTCTAGAATCTGATCCTATCACCCACATGCTTAAAACCCcccatgggggatccctgggtggcgcagcggtttagcgcctgcctttggcccagggtgtgatcctggagacccgggatcgagtcccacgtcgggctcccggtgcatggagcctgcttctccctctgcctgtgtctctgcctctctctctctgtgactatcataaataaataacaattaaaaaaaaaaccctccatggTTCTCCCATAGCCCCCCAGATAACACACAAAGTCCTCAGATCCCTCTCCATTCACCTCTCACCACTTCTTCCTCACACTGGCCCTGCAGTCTCTGCctggaacattatttttttccctttggctatATTTATGCCTCAACCTTGATGTAGATGCCCTTTGCTGCTTCATAGCCCTCCCAGGCCACCCCATAGTCCTCCATAATTTCCCTGGGTGGCCCTGATGTACGTCTTATGGCACCTGCCCGTGTAGAGAGCTGCATCACCCTCCAGCTCACTCAAGTTGGGGTCCgaggaacagacatttcaccatcACCATTTGTTTAAGATGCAGAATTTCAAGTCCAGCTAGATCTTCACATTCCGatgtgcatttttaacaagatactcaagtaatttttttcaagtgattCTTACGTGCATTGAATTTGTGAGGTATTGGTCTCTTCCACATAATCTCCATGGGGGCAGGGAACTGTGTCCCCAGAACCCTGCACAGTGGCTGTTTAAAGAGAGAGTTAGCTGATTTAATGCATGAAGCTGATTTCCTGTTAACAAGCATGTcttacaggaaaaaacaaaacaaaacagcaattcTCTTTTTATCGGAATAAAGACTCGGGTCCCCAGCCTATGTACTTTGTCACAGCTTCCTTTCAATTTCCCCGTACACATCTCTCATACTCTTCGTTTTCCTGTCAAATCCAATTTTCTGCATATAGTATGTGAATGACTCTTCTATTACTAAttatgttttctgttctgttttgggatttgggtttttattttcccagtagtttttaaaaacactctaaTGACAACACAAGCATAGCCAGATTTGCACTGTTCCTTTTGAACATGAAAACTGATACCTGCTAATAGTTCAAAAAATTATCCTCCCCAattcttttcccctcttctctttttttctctttcctcctctcccttcctcctcccgtctcctctctctttctttttttctttcgtGACAGATAACAGGGGCTTCTAATGCTTCAGGATAAATTTTTGTGTTGTCACTCCCGGTGGGTAAAAATACCCTGTTTGGATTTCTCGCAAGTTCTCAGTAAACAAGAAGtcattttccagagaaacatATAGGTAAGAAAGCCTTTCCAAGCTCAGCTTCTAATTCCCTTAATAGAATGTTAAATCCGAGAGTTTAGGGACCATCTCAAATCCAAAATCTTCAACCGACCTCCCAAAATTGCTGATCTGACCAATCTCTGAAACCTACCTCCCCaacctctctcctcccttctccttccagcAAGTTGAATTTACAATTCCCCAAAGGCACCACTTGTTAAAGGTTCCTCTCTAGTACGGGTCATGTGCCTAAGAACCTTTTTATAATGATAATGTTAGAGGACGGGATTGGCACACCCTTTTAGGTAAACAACGGtaggatttgcttttcttttgttgaaCGTATCTGCATTTCGGGGGTGCAAGATTTGGTCAGAAGTTTACTAATTCATCCAATCAGAAAGTTAGGTAGTAAGTCAGTGAAAATGAGCCCTGAGAGGGCCCCAGTGGCTTTCGGATACTAGGTTTGAGAAAATAGATTAGGAGGCAGCGTCTATGCTGCGCTTCCTGGGGCAGGTGAGCACTCCTGAATTCTAACCCCCCTTAACCTCACACATTTACCGCACTCAAAACTAAGttgtttaggggcgcctgggtggctcagtcggttaagcatctgccttcggctcaggtcatgatcctggggtcctggaatcgagccccccagtggcctccctgctcaggggggagtctctctctctgacctcccctcctgctctctctttctttctctctctctcttaaataaataaataaataaataaataaataaaatcttaaaaaaatcccgACTATGTTGTTTAAACTCAGGAGTACTTTTGTTCCATGATTATAGCCTTGCCTATACTTCTGAGGGACCAAGCcataaggaaatatttgcaagtttGTGTTGATTGAATGATTTCAGGTAAATAAACAAGCTCAAATGCCTCCAGGGGCCCAGATAATGTAAATGAGAAAAGTAACAACCGAGAGCATGTCTGGCCGTAGCTTCCCGCCCAGGTCTGAGGGGGAGAGACTGTCACCCCGCTTGTTCTGGGAGTGGATCCAGCTTGTCAGAGCCTCGCGTTTTACAAATGACGCCGGAGATGGGAGATTTTAtagtcatttcttaatttttaaacgTCGGTGACCAACTCAAATTTTCACAAGACATTTTGCAAATCAACACGTGTACCTAACAACACTCCTGGGAACCACGCAGCTCTAAGTGGCCAATCTGCAACCTCTTCGATGAATAATAAGTGCAAATAATTAAGAACGTTCATTTTCCCAAGAAACCCATTCCTGGGAAGGCCACCGTGGGTGAGAGCTCCTGCACCGTGCGGCCCGGCCGGGTTCAGATCCTGGTACAGCTTTCTGCCAACGTGCGCTCCAGCAATTCCCTTGATGTCAGTAAACCAGTTTTCACACCTGTAAAGTGGCCTGTATGGTAGGAGTGGCAGCTTCGGGGCGTCGTTCTGAGGACGCAATGAGAAAAATGCGTGCCCAAGCCTTCTCCACCAAGCGGCCCTCAACACCTGCTAACTTAGTCCACACTCGCCCTCCTCTTTATCCTAATGGAATTATCCGAGGACCCGCCAAACACCGTGTAGGCTTCCTGTTCTCCGATACCTCACCCCCCTTTTACAGGAGCATTTGAAGCCTTCCTGTAGGTGACCTGTCCTCTTGCTGTGTCACTAAGCAGCACCCAGAGCTGGAGTGACGGCCACCTGTGCAGGGGGAACGCGCGCGCGCAGTCCGAGCGGGGCTGGCAGCGAGCCCTCGCCCCTCGCCCGCCtctacacacacccacacccacacccacacccacacgtCCCACCTCCCGAGTCAAACCGCCGTTTGCTGCCGGCTCCAGGGTTTCAATGTGGCACTTTCGTCACGTGCCCCTGGCATCCTCTTTGCTGTTAGGGACGTTTCTCCATTTCAACCCCCGCAGCCACCCGTTGCCTCCGAGGCCCAGCTCTCCTTTGCTGCTGTCTTTCCGGGTCCTGCCCCGAGTCTCTAATTGCCGGTTACGATAAGGACCCAGCGCCCtgcccgcacccgcacccgcaccgcCTTCCCGCTAGGAGGGCCTGCCCGGCTCGCGGCTTCCCGACTCCGCCACCGCCGCAGctgtcccgggggggggggggcaggggcgggggggttgggggggtccCCCGCCgggatccccccgccccccccgctccGGGCCCGCCGGGGAAggcaggggctgcggggcgggagggtGCACGGGCCCGGGCAGGTCCCCCCGCAGCGacctcgggggcggggcggggcgggcgggggcgggcgcagAGCCAAGTTTCGCTGCGTCACGGTCCCCGGGGCCGCCCTATAAGAGGAGGGCGCCGGCGCGCGAACGCGCAAAGCGAGCAGCGAGCGGCGGCCGGAGCGGTCCCTCGGGTGCTCGCCCGCTGCCCCGAGGTGCTCGTGCTggtccccaggcccagggcgTCGTGCGCTGCAGCTCCCCGCGGCCGCTGGCGGAGATGCCCGGCAGGAAGGCGCGCAAGGGCGCGCAGCCCGGCCCCACGCGGGCCCCCGGAGGTGAGGAGCCGCCGGGCCCCGGTGCTTCCCAGGCTGGTGGAGGCCTCGAGGGACGCGGGTcgggagggcggcggcggcggcggggcagGGCAGCTCTCCCGCGCGATGCGTCGCGTCCCGGCCCCGGTCCCGGCCCCGGGGAGGGGAAGTGCAGGGGCGCGCCGGCCGCCGCGGGGAGGCTGCGCGCGGGGGAGGCTCCGGGAGCTGTGCGGGCGcctctgcggggggggggggggccggggctcgCTCTGAGGGTTGCGGCCCTCGGGCCCCCACCGAGCAGTACGCTGGATCCTCCCTTCTGCGGAGGACTGGTGGAGGTCAGGGAGGCCAGGACGGCGGGGGTCCTGGGGAGTTAGGGAGGCCgggacgatggaggacctggggagttagggacgatggaggacctggggagttagggacgatggaggacctggggagttagataCGATgcaggacctggggagttagggacgatggaggatctggggagttagggacgatggaggacctggggagttagatacgatggaggacctggggagttagatacgatggaggacctggggagttagggacgatggaggacctggggagttagatacgatggaggacctggggagttagggacgatggaggatctggggagttagggacgatggaggacctggggagttagataCGAtggatggaggacctggggagttagatacgatggaggacctggggagttagagacgatggaggacctggggagttagataCGAtggatggaggacctggggagttagggacgatggaggatctggggagttagggacgatggaggacctggggagttagggacgatggaggacctggggagttagggacgatggaggacctggggagttagggacgatggaggacctggggagttagggacgatggaggacctggggagttagggacgatggaggacctggggagttagatacgatggaggacctggggagttagggacgatggaggacctggggagttagggacgatggaggacctggggagttagatacgatggaggacctggggagttaggacGATGGAgggacctggggagttagatacgatggaggacctggggagttagggacgatggaggacctggggagttagggacgatggaggacctggggagttagggacgatggaggacctggggagttagggacgatggaggacctgggagTTAGatacgatggaggacctggggagttagggaaCGATGGAGACCTGGGGAGTTaggacgatggaggacctgggagttagggacgatggaggacctggggattaggacgatggaggacctggggagttagataCGAtggatggaggacctggggagttagatacgatggaggacctgggagTGACGATGAGGACCTGGAGTTAGatcgatggaggacctggggagttagggacgatggaggacctggggagttagtacgatggaggacctggggagttagaaCGATGGAGCTGGGGAGGACATGGAGGACGGAGTTAgaacgatggaggacctgggagttaggacgatggaggacctggggagttaggacgatggaggacctgggagttaggacgatggaggacctgggggatgttagggacgatggaggacctggggagttagaaCGATGGAGAGACCTGGGGAGTTAGATACGATTGGAGGACCTGGGAGTTAgaacgatggaggacctggggagttaggacgatggaggacctggggagttagggacgatggaggacctggggagttagggacgatggaggacctgggagTTAGatacgatggaggacctggggagttagggacgatggaggacctggggagttaggacGATGGAtggacctggggagttagataCGATGGATGGAGGCCTGGGGAGTTAGATACGATGgtgaggacctggggagttagatacgatggaggacctggggagttagggacGATGGAGACCTGGGGATTaggacgatggaggacctggggagttaggacgatggaggacctggggagttagaacgatggaggacctggggagttagacgatggaggacctggggagttagaacgatggaggacctggggagttagtaCGATgagaggacctggggagttaggacgatggaggacctggggagttaggacgatggaggacctggggagttaggacgatggaggacctggggagttagaatacgatggaggacctgggggagttagggacgatggaggacctggggagttagggacGATTGGAGAGACCTGGGGAGTTACGGTCGATGGAGGACCCTGGGGAGTTaggacgatggaggacctgggggaGTTAGATACGATGGAGGCCTGGGGAGTTagggacgatggaggacctggggaggttagggacgatggaggacctggggagttagataCGATGGATGGAGGACCCTGGGGAGTTTAGATACGAtggatggaggacctggggagttagatcCGATGGAGGGACCCTGGGGAGTTAGATAagcgatggaggacctggggagttacgAGACGATGGAGGACCCTGGGGAGTTAGatacgatggaggacctgggagTTAGTGACGATGAGGACCTGGGGAGTTTaggacgatggaggacctggggagttagataCGATgagaggacctggggagttaggacgatggaggacctgggagTTAGatacgatggaggacctggggagttaggacgatggaggacctggggagttagggacgatggaggacctgggagttagaacgatggaggacctggggagttaggaaTGGAGGACTGGGAGTAGgaacgatggaggacctggggagttagtacgatggaggacctggggagttaggacgatggaggacctgggagttaggacgatggaggacctggggagttagggacGATGGAGGACTGGGGAGTTAGACGATGGAGGCCTGGGGATTGGGACGAGGAGACCTGGGGAGTTaggacgatggaggacctggggagttaggacgatggaggacctgggagTTAGGGACGATGGAGGACCGGGGAGTTagacgatggaggacctggggagttagaaCGATGGGACCTGGGAGTTAGAGGATGGAGGACCTGGGAGTTagggacgatggaggacctggggagttagggacgatggaggacctggggagttagggacgatggaggacctggggagttagggacgatggaggacctggggagttagggacgatggaggactggggagttagggacgatggaggacctggggagttagataCGAtggatggaggacctggggagttagataCGAtggatggaggacctggggagttagggacgatggaggacctggggagttagggacgatggaggacctggggagttagggacgatggaggacctggggagttagagacgatggaggacctggggagttagggacgatggaggacctggggagttagggacgatggaggacctggggagttagggacgatggaggacctggggagttaggacgatggaggacctggggagttagatacgatggaggacctggggagttagataCGAtggatggaggacctggggagttagataCGAtggatggaggacctggggagttagataCGAtggatggaggacctggggagttagataCGAtggatggaggacctggggagttagataCGAtggatggaggacctggggagttagataCGAtggatggaggacctggggagttagatacgatggaggacctggggagttagagacgatggaggacctggggagttagggacgatggaggacctggggagttagatacgatggaggacctggggagttagatacgatggaggacctggggagttagatacgatggaggacctggggagttagagacgatggaggacctggggagttagagacgatggaggacctggggagttagataCGAtggatggaggacctggggagttagataCGAtggatggaggacctggggagttagataCGAtggatggaggacctggggagttagggacgatggaggacctggggagttagggacgatggaggacctggggagttagggacgatggaggacctggggagttagatacgatggaggacctggggagttagatacgatggaggacctggggagttagggacgatggaggacctggggagttagggacgatggaggacctggggagttagatacgatggaggacctggggagttagggacgatggaggtcctggggagttagggacgatggaggacctggggagttagagacgatggaggacctggggagttagagACGATGGGGGACCTGGGGGGTTAGGGACGATGGAGGACCTAGGGAGTTAGGGAGGCGAGGACGATGGAGGTCCTGGGGAGTTagggacgatggaggacctggggagttagagacgatggaggacctggggagttagagACGATGGGGGCCCTGGGGAGTTAGatacgatggaggacctggggagttagggagGCGAGGACGATGGAGGTCCTGGGGAGTTAGagacgatggaggacctggggagttagggagGCCGGGACGATGGAGGCCCTGGGGAGTTAGGGACGATGGAGGTCCTGGGGAGTTAAGGAAGCGaggacgatggaggacctggagAGTTAGGGAGGCCAGGACGACTGTGGTCGTCTGTAGTTCTGTTTCTTAAGTCGTTAGTAGTTGCAGAAATGAGAGTTGGTCTCCAGGGCTTTGTAATCCATCCACTGTCCTCCTCCCTCGatataaccccccccccccttataaATCTTACCAAATAAGGCAGCTATCTGCTAAGGGGGTGGGTGGGCTGTAGCGGTGCATATTGCATCAGATAGTAATGGTCCCTTTAgtttattaacttatttgagagagcacaagcggggggaggggcagagggagaagcagacccctggtTGAGCCAGGAGCCCTACTTGGGCCTCGATCCCAcgctcctgagatcatgacctgagccaaaagcagagggttaaccaactgagccatctaagcGCCCTGCACTTAGTTTCGTTTTACAGAGCCCTTGAGCAGTGCAGAGGAAGTGATGCACTGACAATCTGGCCCTGACTAAGTTGGCACCCCGTGTATCTCTGGCTCCTACTTGGGAGGCAAAAAACTTTGGCCACCTTTTGTGATGTTAAAGAATTCTGCAGTTTGGGAAAGGCCTAATCTGAGCATTTATCTTTGTTCATAATAATACAGGACAGCAGAAAGGGACCGCTTATATTCCATTAGGTagtaatactttcttttttcttttactgagatGTGACATATCACATTGCATTAGCTTTGATTTATGTATGCATCAAATGATGAtgattttgtatgtgtatattgtGTGATTGCCAAATAGGTTTACTTAACATCTCTCACCTCATGTAGTGTCAGTTTTTTATTACtacatttatagaaatacaattaacaGAAAGATTAAGGAGACCACCAGCAGCTAGTTCTgtccacaaccccccccccctgcccccccgcccttTTAGTGACAGATCATGTTTTCTCCTAAAGCCCCCTtggaatcctctttttttttttttttttttctttctttctttctttctttctttctttctttctttctttctttctttcgaatcctttttcttaaattaatattcCTTTAATTACATCTCACTTCTAAAAAGCAGTAAACTTGTAAATTAAAATTCTTCTGCTTCACTCATAAAGGCAATGGATTGGTACGAATTCGGTTTGTAGGAAGAAATTGGTTTAATTGGCAAATATAAATTGCTAAGGTATTTTAGAGAATGTGGACTTACTTTTGCTACAAGGTTTTAGGAGTCTTAgaaaatttcagtctttttcaaTGAGTGTAAGAGCACGTTTAGATTTGTCTATGAATGAAGGCATAGTCTGAGCTGTGAATtactgccatttaaaaaataaatcctggggtgcctgggtggccctggTTAATAAGCATCTGcatcaggtcaagatcccagggtcctgggatggagcctacttctccctctccctctgcctgtagttccccttgcttgtgctctctctctttctctgtcaaatagataaataaaatattaaaaaaaaaagatttcaaagtaaatgtctttattcttactcttattccttttttatttatgagtcACAGTGTGTTAGTGTGTGGGTGCAAGCTAAGTCACCTTTCTCACATTCAGAAAATGGGTGTACATAAAgctaaaatgaagataaatactTCACCGAGTAAATACTAAGCTTGTCCCTTGGATGGGCATTTTAACTCTTGCTGGTTGTAGTTTTTAGTGTCAGTGTAAGttttgtggcttttcttttctttttcagagctCGAAGTGGAGTGTGCCATTCAGCTCAGGAAGTTTGGAGACAAACTGAATTTCCGGCAGAAACTTCTGAATCTGTTATCCAAACTCTTCCGCTCAGGAACCTGATTACTTTGGAACTTTTGAATGACGAGATTCTTTGAAAACGAAAGATTGCTGAAATGGTGCAAATTTCATCgatagattctttttaaaaatggaagatttcCCGATAGGTGCAGATTTCATCGGTTAGAAGAAATGCCTTGTAATGG is a window of Vulpes lagopus strain Blue_001 chromosome 24, ASM1834538v1, whole genome shotgun sequence DNA encoding:
- the PMAIP1 gene encoding phorbol-12-myristate-13-acetate-induced protein 1; protein product: MPGRKARKGAQPGPTRAPGELEVECAIQLRKFGDKLNFRQKLLNLLSKLFRSGT